CTGGAGGTACAGCGAATACCAGTAGGGTCGGAACTGGCTTTGGTGTCTTTTTCGCAATTTGTGGATTGGTGGTGTTGGGGATCAATATCTACTGGGCTTTTCGGTATGTTCGTATTGCTCGACAACTGAAAGCCCCCAATACCAGTTTGCGTCCTAGCAAGGCCGATACAATCCAACTCTTACAGTTGGGTATCATATTTAGTTTAGTTGGCATGCTGCTGACAATTATTGGAGCACAAGCTATTGTAGGTGGCTTGATTGCCCGCTCGATCGCCCAGCCTCAGGCGTATCCTCTTTATGGCAATAATGCCATTCCCATTATTCGGCCCCTCGACTTTTTTGTCGTACAAGCTAATACCAATACGATCGCGGGCCACTTTGCGGGATTAGTTTCGTCTTTTTGGCTTTTGAATCGAGTGAATCGCTAGGAAATGCCAGAGTAGTAGCAGCGTAGGGATGGGCAGTTCCTAAGCTAAGATTTGCTCAATCATGCGGTTAGCTTGCGATTCGTAGCTGCCGCCAAACAGATTGAAATGATTCAGGATGTGGTAGAGGTTATAGAGATTTTTTCGGCGTGGATAGCCTGCGCCTAAGGGTAGGGCTTGGTTGTAACCTTGGTAGAACTCAGGTGGAAACCCGCCAAATAGCTCGGTCATGGCAATGTCTACTTCGCAATCGCCAAAATAAGCAGCGGGATCAAAGATCACTGGCTCCCCCGCTTGACTCACCGCAGCATTCCCTGACCACAAGTCTCCATGCACTAGAGCGGGCTGAGGGCGGTGATTGGCTAGCAGTTCAGGAATGGCGGCAAGTAGCCGATCCTGCTGGGGAAAGTGCCCACCTCGTCTCTGAGCTAGTTTTAGCTGATAGCCAATCCGGTGCTCGGCAAAAAATTCTGCCCAATCTTTAGTCCAAGAATTGATTTGGGGTGTGGAGCCAATGGTGTTATGGCGATCCCAGCCGAAACCTGCTGTACTTGTGACTTGGTGCATGGCGGCTAACTGACGACCCATTGCTTCCCAAGCTTGGCGATCGCCCCGTCCCAGATCAATCCACTCCAAGACGATATAAGCGGAGTTTTCTGCCACACCCCAACAAATCGGTTCGGGGACGCGAATCGTCGGCTTGGCTCGCATTTGTTGCAACCCCAAAGCCTCTGCCTCAAACATGGCAACTTGAGACGGTTGATTCAGCTTCACAAAGTAGGTACAAGCTGCATGGTTGCCTTGGTCTCTAGTTTGGCTACCTTGCAGCGCATACCCTTGGTTGATACAGCCTCCACTGACAGCGCGTTGACTGAGAGCTTGAAATTCACATCCTGTCGCTTGAGTGATATGGGCAGCAATAGTCGTCCACATGGAACTGATTAAAGTTTTATTTAGGCAGAAGGTTTGAGGCTTACGACTCCATAGGCATCGGTTGAGAGATAGCGTTGGGCTGAGGCTTGCAAACTGGCAGCATCCAAGGCTTGAATGTGAGCGGGGTAGTGGAGGGCTGGGGCTAGATCTCCCACCATGGCTTGGTAGTAACCGTATAAACTAGCGCGATCGCTCGGTGTCTCATTGCCAAAGATAAACCGATTCGCGACTTGAGTCCGAACGCGGGCAATTTCTGCTTCTGTGACTGGCTCAGTCTGGATTCTGCGGATATGGTCCACGATCGCGGCTTCTACGACCGGGATATTTTCTGCGGGAAGCTGAGCCGAGATATAGAAGGCTCCCTGCATTTCGTAAGTGATGTTGCTAGCTGCAATGCTGCTGACAAGTCCTTTCTCTTCTCGCAAGTCGCGAATCAAACGGGCTGTGCGGCCTTGACCAATAATTGTCGCTAAGATATCCAGCGCATAGGTTTCTTGCAAATCGGCCAATCCGGGAGCACGCCACGCCATAACTAGGCGAGCTTGCTGCAAGCTGTCATCTACAAACTCTTGCCGCACAATGGTGTCAAAGGCAGGCTCTAGACTGTAGCTAGGCAAATCATGCAGGGAGGATTGAGCTGCGATCGCCGGACGATTGGCTTGCACTTTTGCCAATGCTGCCTCAACAATCTGAATCAATTCTTCTACAGGTAAATTACCTACCACAGCCGCAGTCATGGAATGCGGTTGGTAGTGCTGAGCGTGGAAGTCCCGCATTTGCTGAGGGGTGAGTTGCTCGATGACTGAGGTGGGGCCAAGCACCGGACGGCGATAGGGTAGTTTCTCGAAGGCTACTTCCATCGCTTTAGAAAAGGTACGGCGACGCGGATTATCGTCTGAGCGACGAATTTCTTCTAGAATCACCGAGCGCTCTCGTTCAAAGGCTTCATCAGCAATTTCTGCGTTCAGCACTACGTCCATTTGCAAAGGGGCTAGCTCTGCGAAGTCTTTGGGAGCAGTGGTGATGTAGTAGTGAGTGTAGTCTTGGCTAGTGGCAGCGTTCGTGACTGCGCCCCGCTCCTCAATCAAGCGCTCAAATTCTCCACTCGCCAGTTGTGCGGTTCCTTTGAAAACCATGTGCTCCAGAAAGTGAGCCATCCCATTAATGGCATCGGTTTCAACTGCGGAACCTACATTCAACCAAAGGTTAAGGTTGACCGCTTCGATCGGGAGCTGCTCTGCAACAATCGTCAGGCCATTGGCTAAGCGACGAACCGTGGGCGCGTTCAGTCGGGGAGCATGGGGCGATTTGATCAGGGTTGGGGTCATGGATCTTCCGAACAGGCTGAGTTCTTAATCTATCTTAGTAAGCGTAGGAGTACTGTTAGCTAAATGATTACAAGTCCACAACAATTCGTGAAATTGCTGGTGGAACTAAAGCGATCGCCAAGCGGCACCCATCCAACGCCCACGCAACTGAGTAAACAACAATATTGCATCGGCTAAGCAGCCAAAACCACGACGGTGAGGAGATGCGATGGCTGTCTGAGCGATCGGTGTGAGTCTAGCAAACCCTTAGTTTAATGGGGGCACCGATTTCTACCGCCACTATAGTCTGAGAGACGCTGAGGAACTGCGCTGTTTCTTCAAGATTCGATGTAGGAATGATTTCTATTTGTTGAAGCTAGTCAGCCTCGACACCTCTAAGGCAGTGTTAGCCAAGCGATCGCTGGTTTTAAGCCAAGTTCAAAACAGCAATTCAAAACCACCTTTCGTTTAGGGAAAAGCAGCATCCGTCTATAATTTATTAAGAAATATAAAGAAGTTAAGAATTTAGCGTTTATGGGCAGCAAAGGCGATCGCGTCGTCGTGGGAGGAGCAGGAATTGGGGGCCTGACCGCAGCCGCATTACTGGCTCATCGCGGTTATCAAGTTTTAGTTTTAGATCAAGCTTTATTGCCGGGGGGTTGTGCCTCTACGTTCAAGCGACGTGGCTTTACCTTTGATGTAGGGGCCACTCAAGTTGCGGGGTTAGAACCGGGTGGCATTCACCATCGGATTTTTAGCGAGTTGGAGATTGAGCTACCGGAAGCGACTCCCTGCGACCCTGCCTGTGCGGTCTATCTTCCAGGTGAAAGCGACCCCATCAGTGTTTGGCGCGATCGCGATCAGTGGCAAGCCGAGCGCCAACAACAATTTCCTGGGAGTGAGCCATTTTGGCAGCTTTTAGCAGATTTATTTCGCTACAGTTGGGCGTTTCAAGGTCGCGATCCCATTCTGCCGCCACGCAGTATCTGGGATTTTTGGCAGTTAACCAAAGCGGTGCGTCCCGATACGCTTCTAACGCTGCCCCACACCTTTTCAACTGTGGGGGATGCGTTGCGTGGCTATCGCCTCGCCGATAACCTACGGCTGCGCACCTTCTTAGACTTGCAACTGAAGCTGTACTCTCAAGTCGATGCGGAAAATACGGCTCTCCTTTATGCGGCCACAGCCTTGGGAGTTTCTCAAGCGCCCCACGGGTTGTATCACTTGCAGGGCAGTATGCAGGTGTTGAGCGATCGCCTGGTGCAAGCCCTAGAGCGTGATGGGGGGCGTTTGCTAATGCGCCATAGTGTCGAGCAGATTCATGTAGAAGCAGGCGTGGTAAAGGCGGTCACAATTCGCAACCAGAAAACAGATGAGACCTGGACAGAACCCGCTGATCAGGTGGTGGCAAATGTGACCGTACAAAACTTGGTGCCCTTGCTAGGCACAGCCATGCCCTCTGGTTATCAGCAACGAGTCCATAAATTGCCTCAAGCTTCTGGAGCTTTTGTAATTTATCTCGGTGTGGATCAAAGTGCCATTCCTGCGGGCTGCCCGCCCCATCTCCAGTTTCTCTACGATTACGATGGGCCAATTGGGGAAAATAACTCGTTGTTTGTTTCAGTCAGTCATCCGGGTGATGGGCGCGCTCCTGAGGGTCAGGCGACGATTGTAGCTTCTTCTTTTACCAATCCGACGCTGTGGTGGCAGTGTCCTGACTATGAAAGTTTGAAGCAACAGTACACCGAAACTGCGATCGCTCGACTGGGGCAATTCTTCCACCTCACTCCAGAAACCATCTTGCACCAGGAAGCAGCGACACCCCGAACTTTTGCTCACTACACCGGACGCGAGCAAGGCATTGTGGGCGGGATTGGGCAACGAGTCAGCACCTTCGGCCCCTTTGGGTTCGCCAACCGCACGCCGATTCAGAAGCTCTGGTTGGTGGGCGACTCGACTCATCCTGGTGAAGGTACTGCGGGAGTTAGTTACTCAGCCCTGACAGTTGTTCGACAAATTGAGGCACACTCAAAGGAGGGCAGGTCATAGGCTTGTCATGATTTCTCCGGCGATCGCAAATTCTTATGGGGACAACTTGGGCAGCGCTGCATCGTGAGGCAGGTTCCCTCCAAGCACAGGGACGCTTTCAGGAAGCAGAGCAGCAATATCAAGCTATTTTGCAAGCACAGAGTCAGGCAGACTCAGTTTGGCAGGACTTAGGCTGGCTCTACTACCAAATGGGGCAATACCCATTAGCCGCCCAAGCTCTGCTGAAAGCTCTAGAACTCAATCGACTGCAAGCCAACTATCACTACAAGTTGGGGTTAGTTTGGGAAAAACTGGGCGATCGCACTCAGGCCATGCAAGCCCACCGCAACGCGATTCAATTGGATGAACAACTGAGTGACGCCTACAGCGAGCTAGGACGGTTATTAGTGGCATCCGGCAAGCTGGATGAAGCCGAGCAAGTGTATCAGCAAGCGATCGCCGTTCATCCCCAGCAAGCTCAGAGCTATTTTCAGCTAGGTCAAGTTTTAGGGGCTAAGGCCCAACTGCCAGAAGCGATTAAAGCCTATGAGGTCGCTCACCAACTCAATCCTGCGGACTCTCGGATTTTGCAGGAATTGGGTCAAGCTCTGGAACTGCAAGCCAGCCGCTACCAAGCACGAGCCGCTTTTTACTTGGGGGCCAGTTTCTACTGCCAAGAAAAATATGCAGCCGCCGCAGAGCAATACCAAGAATTTATCCACATCCCCAATCCAGAAGCAGCAGCGGCAACGATGCAGCGGGCCTATAAATATTTGGGAGAGTGCTTTCAAAAACTAGAGCAGCCTACTGAGGCGATCGCTCTCTATGAACAAGGCATTCAACGCTACCCGGAAGCTGAGGCGTTTTACTACGAGCTGATAGCGCTGCTGCAAAATTCTGGGCAAGTTGAGCAGGCAATCGTGGTTGCAACTCAAGGCTTACAACAGTTGCCCGACGATCTGCATTTGCTCCGAGCCAAGCACTTGATGCTACCCATTTTGTATCGAAATTCCGCAGAAATTGAGCAATGGAGAAAGCATTTTATTTCAGGATTAAATCACTTAGCTCAAACTCTCAGCTTAGACACTCCTGAAGCTCAGAAAAAAGCTCTTTTAGGGATTGGCTACCAAACCAATTTTTACCTCCAATATCAAGGAAAAGATGATTTAGCGCTACAGGTTCAGTATGGGCAACTAATGCACCAAATCATGGCTGTCAACTATCCAGATTGGGTAAAACCAATTCCAATTCAAAGCCCCAGGCCAGAGACAAATCGACCACAAAAAATTCGAGTGGGTTATATTTCTATCTTGTTGTGGCAGCATACAGTAGGCAAACTCTTTATCAATTGGATTCGCTACCATGACCCAGAGAGATTCGAGCTGTACTGCTATCACCTAGGTCAGCCAGTTGACCAAGCAACAGAACAAATTCGGCAACATAGCCATCAATTTCATCACCTACCCCTACAAGAAGTTTTAGACACAGATTTCCAAACGGTAGGTAGAAAAATTCGGGCCGATCAACTCGACATCTTGGTATTTCTAGATATTGGCATGCATCCCTTTGTGACCTCACTTGCTGGATTGCGACTGGCTCCGATTCAATGCGTAACTTGGGGGCATCCCATTACATCCGGTTCCCCCACCATCGATTATTTCCTCTCTAGCGATTTGATGGAACCAGAAGCAGCAGAAGCTCACTATTCAGAAAAGTTAGTTCGTCTACCCAATATTGGCATTAGTTACAGCAAACCAGAACTGCCACCTTTATCCAAATCACGGGCAGATTTCCAGATTCGACCAGACGCGATCGCCTATTTGTGTTGCCAATCCTTATTCAAATATCTACCTCAATACGACTATATTTTTCCAGTCATCGCTCAGCGAGTCCCACAAGCCCAATTTATTTTTATTACTAGTTTTAATCCTGCACTCACTCAGCAATTTGAACAACGCTTAGAAACCGCCTTTACTCAATGTCAACTTAACTACCGATCGCATTGCCTCATTTTGCCAAAGCAGAGCCAAACAGACTACTGGCAAATCAATCTGCTCTCCGATATTTTTCTAGATACTTTTTCCTGGTCGGGGGGCAATACCACCTTAGAGGCGATCCCTTGCAGCTTACCCATCGTGACTTGCCCAGGCGAGTTTATGCGGGGACGACATTCTTACGCAATTTTGCAGATGCTGGGTGTAACTGCAACAATTGCTAAAGACGAAGCAACATACATCGAAATTGCCGTTAAATTAGGTTTGGATTGCGATTGGCGAAATAAGATTATTCGGGAAATGCGCGATCGCCAACCCTTTCTTTATGATGATTTAGCTTGTGTCAAGGCTTTAGAAAATTTCTATCGACGAGTCATTGAGAATCACTAAAGCAGTGAGCCATTTTCACTCTATATAACTACTTCTGTTCAGGCATAGCCGAGGTACAAAAACAGCATGGGAACTTGGCAAAATTTATACCAAGAAGCAACGGCTCTACAAAAGCAAAACTCCTTTACAGAAGCAGAAAAAAAATATCGACAAGCTCTACAATTAGACCCAAAACAGGGAGAAATTTGGAGTGATTTAGGGCATCTTTATTATCAAATTAGTCGCTCTCAAGATGCTTTATCAATGCTCTTACAAGCACTAGAAGTAAGCCGTTTTGTCCCTCTCTATCACTACCGCTTGGGGCTTGTGTTTGAGCAACTTCAGCAAATCGAGCCAGCGATTCAAGCTTATCAAAATACAATCAAACTAGATGCTAAATGGATAGAAGCTTACTTAGCATTAGGGCGCATCTTTTTAGCACAAGCTCAATATGATCCTGCAATTCATAACTACCTGATCGCTCATGATCTCAATCCTCGTGACGCCAAAATCCTGGTTGAATTAGGGCAAGCTTACGAATCGAAAGCCCATGACTCAGAGCTAAAATCTGCCTTCTACTTAGGCTTTAGTTATTACCGCCAGGGCAATTATCTAGCAGCCAGTGAACAGTATCAGAAGTTTTTAGATTCCCCTACACCTGGAATTGCATCGGAAGCAATCCAGCGGGTTTATCGTTATCTGGGCGACTCGCTGCAACACCTGAATCAACCGGAGCGTACTGCCGAAGTCTACCAGGCTGCGACCCAACTTTACCCTCAAAGTGCTGACTTTCACATTAATTTGATTGCGGCCTTACGGACTAGCGGCAACACCTCAGCTGCGATCGCCGCCGCCAATACAGCGGCCCAATTTTTTCCGGATATGGTACTGTTCGAGCGCGATCGCCACCTCATTTTGCCTATTCTTTATGAGTCAACCGGAGAAATCCAAGTTTATCGCCAGCAATTTACCCAGGGTTTGGCTCAACTGATTCAACAAATTCAGTCAAGTCCTAATACTAATAGTAAAGAAGTTCGCGCCAATCTCTTAAAAAGCCTAGGGGCACAAACCAATTTTTATTTACATTATCAAGGCCAGAATGATGTTGAATTGCAAGTTCAATTCTCTCAGCTATTACACGAATTAATGTCTGCTCAGTATCCTCAATGGGCAAAATCTTTAACAACTAAGTCATTAGATAGCAACAGAAAAATTCGTGTCGGATATATTTCCACTTGTATGTGGAAGCAAACGGTTGGAGTGCTATTTTCTGGCTGGCTACGATATTGCGATCGCCAGAAATTTGAGGTTTATTCCTATCACTTACATCCCCATTCAGATGAGTATACAGAAAAGTTCAAGGCTTCTAGTGATGTTTTTCGCCACTTGCCTGTAAAGGAAGCGATCGAGTTGGATTATATCCAAGGGGTTGATGAACAAATCAGAAAAGATGAGCTTGATATTTTGGTATTTCTGGATGTGGGAATGCATCCTTATATGAGTTTATTTTCTAGTTTACGTCTGGCCCCAGTTCAGTGTGTTACTTGGGGGCATCCAGTGACTACAGGTTCTCCCAGCATCGACTATTTCCTATCGAGTGAATTGATGGAGCCTGAAGATGCAGACGAACATTATTCAGAAAAGCTTATACGTCTACCTAATATTAGTATTGCTTACAGTCCACCTAACTTGAGCGAAGTCACAAAAACTCGTGCAGACTTTGGCTTAAGAGAGGATGCAGTTCTATACCTATCCTGCCAAACTCTATTCAAATATTTGCCTCAGTATGATTATATTTTTGCTGCGATCGCTCAACAGGTGCCACAAGCCCAATTTGCATTTATCGCCCACAAAAGTGCCGCAATTACTAATAAATTCTCTCAACGTTTAGAGCGAGCCTTTACAGAGTATGGCCTTAAAAGTACTGATTATTGCGTCATTTTACCCCGCCAGGGACACAGTAGCTACTTAAGTTTAAATCGTATTGCAGATGTATTTCTAGATACCTTTAGTTGGTCGGGAGGTAATACGGCACTAGAGGCGATTGCTTGTCATTTACCTATTGTGACTTGCCCCGGACAAATGATGCGGAGTCGTCATTCTTTTGGCATCTTAAAGCAGTTGGGAATCAGCGAAACAACTGCTGCTTCCGAAGCAGAATACATTGAAATTGCCGCTCGTTTAGGCTTGGAACCAAAATGGCGTCATCAAATTTCCCAAAGAATCCATGCTGTCCACCCGCGTTTGTATGACGATATTACCTGTGTAAAGGCATTGGAAAATTTTTATC
This region of Trichocoleus desertorum NBK24 genomic DNA includes:
- the crtD gene encoding C-3',4' desaturase CrtD, whose product is MGSKGDRVVVGGAGIGGLTAAALLAHRGYQVLVLDQALLPGGCASTFKRRGFTFDVGATQVAGLEPGGIHHRIFSELEIELPEATPCDPACAVYLPGESDPISVWRDRDQWQAERQQQFPGSEPFWQLLADLFRYSWAFQGRDPILPPRSIWDFWQLTKAVRPDTLLTLPHTFSTVGDALRGYRLADNLRLRTFLDLQLKLYSQVDAENTALLYAATALGVSQAPHGLYHLQGSMQVLSDRLVQALERDGGRLLMRHSVEQIHVEAGVVKAVTIRNQKTDETWTEPADQVVANVTVQNLVPLLGTAMPSGYQQRVHKLPQASGAFVIYLGVDQSAIPAGCPPHLQFLYDYDGPIGENNSLFVSVSHPGDGRAPEGQATIVASSFTNPTLWWQCPDYESLKQQYTETAIARLGQFFHLTPETILHQEAATPRTFAHYTGREQGIVGGIGQRVSTFGPFGFANRTPIQKLWLVGDSTHPGEGTAGVSYSALTVVRQIEAHSKEGRS
- a CDS encoding fructosamine kinase family protein gives rise to the protein MWTTIAAHITQATGCEFQALSQRAVSGGCINQGYALQGSQTRDQGNHAACTYFVKLNQPSQVAMFEAEALGLQQMRAKPTIRVPEPICWGVAENSAYIVLEWIDLGRGDRQAWEAMGRQLAAMHQVTSTAGFGWDRHNTIGSTPQINSWTKDWAEFFAEHRIGYQLKLAQRRGGHFPQQDRLLAAIPELLANHRPQPALVHGDLWSGNAAVSQAGEPVIFDPAAYFGDCEVDIAMTELFGGFPPEFYQGYNQALPLGAGYPRRKNLYNLYHILNHFNLFGGSYESQANRMIEQILA
- a CDS encoding tetratricopeptide repeat protein, producing the protein MGTWQNLYQEATALQKQNSFTEAEKKYRQALQLDPKQGEIWSDLGHLYYQISRSQDALSMLLQALEVSRFVPLYHYRLGLVFEQLQQIEPAIQAYQNTIKLDAKWIEAYLALGRIFLAQAQYDPAIHNYLIAHDLNPRDAKILVELGQAYESKAHDSELKSAFYLGFSYYRQGNYLAASEQYQKFLDSPTPGIASEAIQRVYRYLGDSLQHLNQPERTAEVYQAATQLYPQSADFHINLIAALRTSGNTSAAIAAANTAAQFFPDMVLFERDRHLILPILYESTGEIQVYRQQFTQGLAQLIQQIQSSPNTNSKEVRANLLKSLGAQTNFYLHYQGQNDVELQVQFSQLLHELMSAQYPQWAKSLTTKSLDSNRKIRVGYISTCMWKQTVGVLFSGWLRYCDRQKFEVYSYHLHPHSDEYTEKFKASSDVFRHLPVKEAIELDYIQGVDEQIRKDELDILVFLDVGMHPYMSLFSSLRLAPVQCVTWGHPVTTGSPSIDYFLSSELMEPEDADEHYSEKLIRLPNISIAYSPPNLSEVTKTRADFGLREDAVLYLSCQTLFKYLPQYDYIFAAIAQQVPQAQFAFIAHKSAAITNKFSQRLERAFTEYGLKSTDYCVILPRQGHSSYLSLNRIADVFLDTFSWSGGNTALEAIACHLPIVTCPGQMMRSRHSFGILKQLGISETTAASEAEYIEIAARLGLEPKWRHQISQRIHAVHPRLYDDITCVKALENFYQQVVHQALIGKSPNNFEFKNND
- a CDS encoding pitrilysin family protein, coding for MTPTLIKSPHAPRLNAPTVRRLANGLTIVAEQLPIEAVNLNLWLNVGSAVETDAINGMAHFLEHMVFKGTAQLASGEFERLIEERGAVTNAATSQDYTHYYITTAPKDFAELAPLQMDVVLNAEIADEAFERERSVILEEIRRSDDNPRRRTFSKAMEVAFEKLPYRRPVLGPTSVIEQLTPQQMRDFHAQHYQPHSMTAAVVGNLPVEELIQIVEAALAKVQANRPAIAAQSSLHDLPSYSLEPAFDTIVRQEFVDDSLQQARLVMAWRAPGLADLQETYALDILATIIGQGRTARLIRDLREEKGLVSSIAASNITYEMQGAFYISAQLPAENIPVVEAAIVDHIRRIQTEPVTEAEIARVRTQVANRFIFGNETPSDRASLYGYYQAMVGDLAPALHYPAHIQALDAASLQASAQRYLSTDAYGVVSLKPSA
- a CDS encoding tetratricopeptide repeat protein, which translates into the protein MGTTWAALHREAGSLQAQGRFQEAEQQYQAILQAQSQADSVWQDLGWLYYQMGQYPLAAQALLKALELNRLQANYHYKLGLVWEKLGDRTQAMQAHRNAIQLDEQLSDAYSELGRLLVASGKLDEAEQVYQQAIAVHPQQAQSYFQLGQVLGAKAQLPEAIKAYEVAHQLNPADSRILQELGQALELQASRYQARAAFYLGASFYCQEKYAAAAEQYQEFIHIPNPEAAAATMQRAYKYLGECFQKLEQPTEAIALYEQGIQRYPEAEAFYYELIALLQNSGQVEQAIVVATQGLQQLPDDLHLLRAKHLMLPILYRNSAEIEQWRKHFISGLNHLAQTLSLDTPEAQKKALLGIGYQTNFYLQYQGKDDLALQVQYGQLMHQIMAVNYPDWVKPIPIQSPRPETNRPQKIRVGYISILLWQHTVGKLFINWIRYHDPERFELYCYHLGQPVDQATEQIRQHSHQFHHLPLQEVLDTDFQTVGRKIRADQLDILVFLDIGMHPFVTSLAGLRLAPIQCVTWGHPITSGSPTIDYFLSSDLMEPEAAEAHYSEKLVRLPNIGISYSKPELPPLSKSRADFQIRPDAIAYLCCQSLFKYLPQYDYIFPVIAQRVPQAQFIFITSFNPALTQQFEQRLETAFTQCQLNYRSHCLILPKQSQTDYWQINLLSDIFLDTFSWSGGNTTLEAIPCSLPIVTCPGEFMRGRHSYAILQMLGVTATIAKDEATYIEIAVKLGLDCDWRNKIIREMRDRQPFLYDDLACVKALENFYRRVIENH
- a CDS encoding DUF3611 family protein, with the protein product MLKSDSSEIPPAIRQIATYFRWTGWISFWSQSVLAVVSTIVLIVANFSRETGGTANTSRVGTGFGVFFAICGLVVLGINIYWAFRYVRIARQLKAPNTSLRPSKADTIQLLQLGIIFSLVGMLLTIIGAQAIVGGLIARSIAQPQAYPLYGNNAIPIIRPLDFFVVQANTNTIAGHFAGLVSSFWLLNRVNR